The proteins below are encoded in one region of Puntigrus tetrazona isolate hp1 chromosome 5, ASM1883169v1, whole genome shotgun sequence:
- the ptgs1 gene encoding prostaglandin G/H synthase 1, producing the protein MKVFSFLLKWTFILLLSICSCVPEESPTSSDIVNPCCYYPCQNRGICVRYGLDRYECDCTRTGFYGENCTIPEFWSRVYQLLRPSPHSVHYILTHFDWLWNIINRTFLRDWLMQKVLTVRANLIPSPPTYNSKYEYLNWEAYSNLTYYTRLLPPVPQDCPVPMGTKGKMKLPDPKLLAEKFLLRRNFRHDPQGTNLMFAFFAQHFTHQFFKTHNRVGLGFTKGLAHGVDAGHIYGDTLDRQLDLRLHKDGKLKYQVMNGEMYPPTVLDAPVKMSYPPSVPPEQQLAIGQEVFGLLPGLSMYATLWLREHNRVCDILKQEHPTWGDEQLFQTTRLIIIGETIRIVIEEYVQHLSSYRLKLQFDPTLLFNSQFQYQNRIAVEFNQLYHWHPLMPDSFQIDGKDIHYPQFIFNTSILTHYGVEKLVEAFSTQPAGQIGGGYNIHPVVLRVAEGVIIESRELRLQPFNEYRKRFNLKPYKSFLELTGEEEMAKELEELYGDIDALEFYPALLLEKTRSGAIFGESMVEMGAPFSLKGLMGNPICSPEYWKPSTFGGKTGFDIVNSATLKKLVCLNTKWCPYVSFHTPPPDYRQQRTSHGEL; encoded by the exons ATGAAAG tgtttagttttttactgAAGTGGACGTTTATCCTGCTGCTGAGTATCTGCTCGTGTGTTCCTGAAGAAAGCCCAACTTCATCAGACATTG TGAATCCTTGTTGCTATTACCCTTGTCAAAACCGAGGGATTTGTGTTCGTTACGGTCTGGACAGATATGAATGTGACTGCACCAGAACAGGCTTCTACGGAGAAAATTGCACTATAC ctgagtTCTGGTCTCGAGTCTATCAGCTCCTGAGGCCCAGTCCTCACAGTGTCCATTACATCCTCACCCACTTCGACTGGCTATGGAACATCATCAACAGGACTTTCCTCAGGGATTGGCTCATGCAAAAAGTGCTTACAG TAAGAGCCAACTTAATCCCAAGTCCCCCAACTTACAATTCCAAATATGAGTACTTGAACTGGGAAGCGTATTCCAACCTCACCTACTACACAAGACTTCTCCCCCCAGTCCCTCAGGACTGCCCAGTGCCAATGGGAACCAAAG GAAAAATGAAACTTCCAGACCCCAAGCTCCTGGCAGAGAAGTTCCTGTTAAGGAGGAATTTCAGACACGACCCTCAGGGAACAAATTTAATGTTCGCATTTTTCGCTCAGCACTTCACGCACCAGTTTTTCAAAACTCACAACCGCGTTGGACTTGGGTTCACAAAAGGCTTGGCTCATGGG GTGGATGCTGGACACATTTACGGAGATACTCTTGATCGCCAGCTGGACCTCAGACTGCACAAAGACGGGAAGTTGAAGTACCAG GTGATGAATGGTGAGATGTATCCCCCCACAGTGCTGGATGCACCGGTCAAAATGAGCTACCCGCCGTCTGTCCCCCCGGAACAGCAGCTGGCCATTGGGCAAGAAGtgtttggcctgctgccgggtCTCAGCATGTACGCCACCCTTTGGCTGCGTGAGCACAACCGTGTGTGTGATATCCTGAAACAAGAACATCCTACCTGGGGGGATGAGCAGCTGTTTCAGACCACCAGGCTCATAATTATAG GTGAGACCATTCGTATTGTGATCGAGGAGTATGTACAGCATCTGAGCAGTTACCGGCTGAAGCTCCAGTTTGATCCCACGCTGCTGTTCAACTCACAGTTTCAGTACCAGAACCGCATTGCTGTGGAGTTCAATCAGCTTTATCACTGGCACCCACTCATGCCTGACAGCTTCCAAATTGATGGAAAGGACATTCACTATCCTCAGTTCATTTTCAACACCTCTATCCTCACCCACTACGGGGTGGAGAAACTGGTTGAGGCATTCTCAACCCAACCTGCGGGACAG ATTGGAGGTGGATATAATATTCACCCAGTGGTGCTCAGAGTAGCAGAGGGGGTCATCATTGAATCAAGAGAGCTTCGACTTCAGCCCTTCAACGAATATCGCAAGAGATTCAATCTGAAACCCTACAAGTCATTTTTAGAATTGACAG GAGAAGAAGAGATGGCTAAAGAACTAGAGGAACTATATGGTGATATTGATGCTCTGGAGTTCTACCCAGCTCTTTTGCTAGAGAAGACCAGATCTGGTGCGATATTTGGCGAAAGCATGGTGGAAATGGGGGCCCCATTTTCCCTCAAAGGCCTCATGGGAAATCCTATTTGCTCACCTGAGTACTGGAAGCCCAGTACATTTGGGGGAAAGACAGGTTTTGATATAGTAAACTCTGCTACTTTGAAGAAACTGGTTTGCCTCAACACAAAATGGTGTCCGTATGTATCTTTCCATACTCCTCCACCAGATTATAGACAACAGAGGACATCTCACGGTGAACTTTAG
- the lhx6b gene encoding LIM/homeobox protein Lhx6: MITVLKGLEVNGLTWHLKCLRCSVCAVSLSQQNSCFFRNKEVFCRTDYNSTFGIKCTRCGLQVSANHWVRRAGNDIYHLACFACFFCKRQLSTGEEFGLMENQVLCRLHYNIMLPNLQHMSDKGNIMHLNGALPIQNLPKPPKRPRTSFTSEQLQIMQAHFIQDKNPDAQTLQGLADMTGLSRRVIQVWFQNCRARQKRNPFHDSLPPQDRYQTFAMPFLSDNQYFSASDMPETH; this comes from the exons ATGATAACAGTTCTGAAGGGCTTAGAG GTGAACGGATTAACGTggcatttgaaatgtttgagGTGCTCGGTGTGCGCCGTGTCCTTGAGTCAGCAAAACAGCTGCTTCTTCAGAAACAAAGAGGTTTTCTGTAGAACGGATTATAACAG taCCTTTGGCATAAAATGCACCCGATGTGGCCTTCAAGTCAGTGCGAATCACTGGGTTCGGAGGGCAGGTAATGACATATATCACCTTGCCTGCTTCGCTTGCTTCTTCTGCAAAAGGCAGCTTTCCACGGGAGAGGAGTTCGGCTTGATGGAGAATCAAGTTCTCTGTCGCCTTCACTACAACATAATGCTTCCAAATCTGCAGCACATGTCAGACAAAG gaaatataatgcatttgaaCGGAGCTTTACCGATACAAAACCTCCCAAAACCACCAAAAAGGCCTCGCACCTCATTCACCTCGGAGCAGCTGCAG ATTATGCAAGCCCACTTTATTCAAGACAAGAACCCTGATGCACAGACTCTGCAGGGGCTGGCAGACATGACTGGACTGAGCAGAAGGGTCATACAG GTTTGGTTCCAGAACTGTCGAGCCAGACAGAAGAGGAACCCATTTCATGACAGCCTTCCTCCACAGGACAGATACCAGACATTTGCAATGCCCTTTCTGTCAGATAACCAGTACTTCTCGGCTTCGGATATGCCCGAGACTCACTGA
- the krt1-c5 gene encoding keratin, type 1, gene c5 isoform X1: protein MKCLSANEWWKGALLIFSWFPCGIFEQAAFTLTSSKYFFISGTRTVQNISGSASTMTSSFSVHSHSLGRQPSFSSMSMRDSGVRGRSKVPVSLSSASTLSLSRSTSLGNGLNILSNLSLNGLGVGASEKETMQGLNDRLASYLEKVRSLEKSNADLELKIKQLMKERAPKGHDIEGLMAQAHAIGQEVRKKTLENARIMLEIDNAKLAADDFRVKWEAEATLCQSVERDCHALRRAKSDHDQIIATLRGDLDSLKEELYFLKKNHEEEKNALKARLANEQVNVEVDAAQGPDLGAIMAELRVQYESIARKNKEDAEMWYLKKLETVQSEVKESNEALRCAQSELNERRRFLQALEVELDSLRKQVGVLEGNLGETNQKYTLEIERLQGTLTQLEDELSQLRLDMQRIKTDYEQLLRIKQNLELEIATYRRLLDGEEVIKEIPSPKKEPEVRTRKIVKVVTQTMVNGKVVDESSEVEQIEERKKSDSVRRVAIERVI, encoded by the exons ATGAAATGTCTGTCTGCAAATGAATGGTGGAAAGGAGCGTTATTGATATTTTCATGGTTTCCATGTGGCATATTTGAACAAGCCGCATTCACACTAACAAGcagtaaatatttctttatcagTGGTACACGTACAGTACAGAACATCTCTGGTTCAGCGAGCACCATGACCTCCAGCTTCTCCGTGCACAGCCACTCTCTGGGACGACAGCCGTCTTTCTCCAGCATGTCTATGCGTGACAGTGGGGTTCGGGGACGCTCTAAAGTCCCAGTGTCTCTGTCCTCGGCCAGCACTCTGTCCCTCTCCCGTTCCACCTCTCTGGGAAATGGCTTAAACATCCTAAGCAACCTCTCGCTGAATGGTCTAGGAGTTGGTGCCAGTGAAAAGGAGACCATGCAAGGTCTAAACGACCGACTTGCCAGCTATCTGGAAAAAGTGCGGTCTCTGGAGAAGTCCAACGCTGACCTGGAGCTGAAGATTAAACAGCTGATGAAGGAGCGAGCACCCAAGGGTCACGACATCGAAGGGCTGATGGCTCAAGCACATGCCATTGGACAAGAG GTGAGGAAGAAGACTTTGGAGAATGCTCGTATAATGCTGGAGATTGACAATGCCAAGCTTGCAGCAGATGACTTTAGGGTCAA ATGGGAGGCAGAAGCTACTCTTTGCCAGTCGGTTGAGAGAGACTGTCATGCTCTGAGACGAGCAAAATCTGATCACGATCAGATCATCGCAACACTTCGAGGAGACCTGGACAGTCTCAAAGAAGAGCTCTATTTCCTCAAGAAGAACCATGAGGAG GAGAAAAACGCACTGAAGGCCCGTCTAGCCAACGAGCAAGTGAACGTGGAGGTGGACGCGGCCCAGGGCCCGGACCTCGGAGCCATCATGGCAGAGCTGCGGGTGCAGTACGAGAGCATCGCACGCAAGAATAAAGAGGATGCTGAGATGTGGTATCTGAAGAAG CTGGAGACCGTGCAGTCAGAGGTGAAGGAGAGTAACGAAGCTCTGCGATGCGCTCAGAGTGAACTCAATGAAAGACGACGCTTCCTGCAGGCGCTGGAGGTGGAGCTGGACAGTCTGCGCAAACAG GTTGGTGTTCTGGAGGGGAACCTGGGAGAGACGAATCAGAAGTACACTCTTGAGATCGAGCGTCTTCAGGGCACGCTCACACAGCTGGAGGACGAACTCTCACAGCTGCGTCTGGACATGCAACGAATCAAAACCGACTACGAGCAGTTGCTGCGTATCAAACAAAACCTGGAGCTGGAGATCGCCACCTACAGGAGGCTGCTGGATGGAGAGGAAGT gatAAAAGAGATACCCTCTCCTAAAA AAGAACCTGAAGTGAGAACCAGGAAGATTGTGAAGGTGGTCACCCAGACCATGGTCAATGGAAAGGTGGTGGATGAATCCAGTGAAGTTGAACAGATTGAAGAACGAAAAAA GTCTGATTCTGTAAGGCGAGTCGCAATAGAGCGGGTCATTTAA
- the krt1-c5 gene encoding keratin, type 1, gene c5 isoform X2, whose product MTSSFSVHSHSLGRQPSFSSMSMRDSGVRGRSKVPVSLSSASTLSLSRSTSLGNGLNILSNLSLNGLGVGASEKETMQGLNDRLASYLEKVRSLEKSNADLELKIKQLMKERAPKGHDIEGLMAQAHAIGQEVRKKTLENARIMLEIDNAKLAADDFRVKWEAEATLCQSVERDCHALRRAKSDHDQIIATLRGDLDSLKEELYFLKKNHEEEKNALKARLANEQVNVEVDAAQGPDLGAIMAELRVQYESIARKNKEDAEMWYLKKLETVQSEVKESNEALRCAQSELNERRRFLQALEVELDSLRKQVGVLEGNLGETNQKYTLEIERLQGTLTQLEDELSQLRLDMQRIKTDYEQLLRIKQNLELEIATYRRLLDGEEVIKEIPSPKKEPEVRTRKIVKVVTQTMVNGKVVDESSEVEQIEERKKSDSVRRVAIERVI is encoded by the exons ATGACCTCCAGCTTCTCCGTGCACAGCCACTCTCTGGGACGACAGCCGTCTTTCTCCAGCATGTCTATGCGTGACAGTGGGGTTCGGGGACGCTCTAAAGTCCCAGTGTCTCTGTCCTCGGCCAGCACTCTGTCCCTCTCCCGTTCCACCTCTCTGGGAAATGGCTTAAACATCCTAAGCAACCTCTCGCTGAATGGTCTAGGAGTTGGTGCCAGTGAAAAGGAGACCATGCAAGGTCTAAACGACCGACTTGCCAGCTATCTGGAAAAAGTGCGGTCTCTGGAGAAGTCCAACGCTGACCTGGAGCTGAAGATTAAACAGCTGATGAAGGAGCGAGCACCCAAGGGTCACGACATCGAAGGGCTGATGGCTCAAGCACATGCCATTGGACAAGAG GTGAGGAAGAAGACTTTGGAGAATGCTCGTATAATGCTGGAGATTGACAATGCCAAGCTTGCAGCAGATGACTTTAGGGTCAA ATGGGAGGCAGAAGCTACTCTTTGCCAGTCGGTTGAGAGAGACTGTCATGCTCTGAGACGAGCAAAATCTGATCACGATCAGATCATCGCAACACTTCGAGGAGACCTGGACAGTCTCAAAGAAGAGCTCTATTTCCTCAAGAAGAACCATGAGGAG GAGAAAAACGCACTGAAGGCCCGTCTAGCCAACGAGCAAGTGAACGTGGAGGTGGACGCGGCCCAGGGCCCGGACCTCGGAGCCATCATGGCAGAGCTGCGGGTGCAGTACGAGAGCATCGCACGCAAGAATAAAGAGGATGCTGAGATGTGGTATCTGAAGAAG CTGGAGACCGTGCAGTCAGAGGTGAAGGAGAGTAACGAAGCTCTGCGATGCGCTCAGAGTGAACTCAATGAAAGACGACGCTTCCTGCAGGCGCTGGAGGTGGAGCTGGACAGTCTGCGCAAACAG GTTGGTGTTCTGGAGGGGAACCTGGGAGAGACGAATCAGAAGTACACTCTTGAGATCGAGCGTCTTCAGGGCACGCTCACACAGCTGGAGGACGAACTCTCACAGCTGCGTCTGGACATGCAACGAATCAAAACCGACTACGAGCAGTTGCTGCGTATCAAACAAAACCTGGAGCTGGAGATCGCCACCTACAGGAGGCTGCTGGATGGAGAGGAAGT gatAAAAGAGATACCCTCTCCTAAAA AAGAACCTGAAGTGAGAACCAGGAAGATTGTGAAGGTGGTCACCCAGACCATGGTCAATGGAAAGGTGGTGGATGAATCCAGTGAAGTTGAACAGATTGAAGAACGAAAAAA GTCTGATTCTGTAAGGCGAGTCGCAATAGAGCGGGTCATTTAA
- the zbtb26 gene encoding LOW QUALITY PROTEIN: zinc finger and BTB domain-containing protein 26 (The sequence of the model RefSeq protein was modified relative to this genomic sequence to represent the inferred CDS: substituted 1 base at 1 genomic stop codon): protein MAQDGVILQFNFPTFGDSMLQKMDALRRDRRFCDVVVRINDSEVPGHKVVFAAGSPFLRDQFVLQDSREVQISTQQDAEVGRKLLLSCYTGTLEFPELELVHYLTVASFLQMGHIVEQCTEALNKFIKPHEVKDERASSRQPSDFSAQRGRRRGXRCDHAAQVSATFRNSQSNSRGEESPISIVKVESIDERMPDNFQSRSSRSPTLRSPEPQHSMINSTVETRPAEIAINPTAEYSLSPPGPSGSGKGNLWGCSRNADKGMQWYHQCPKCARVFRQLENYANHLKMHKLFMCLLCGKTFTQKGNLHRHMRVHAGIKPFQCKICGKTFTQKCSLLDHLNLHSGDKPHRCNYCDMVFAHKPVLRKHLKQIHGKNSFDNANEGNLLEGL, encoded by the exons ATGGCTCAGGACGGGGTGATACTGCAATTCAACTTTCCCACATTCGGGGACTCCATGCTCCAAAAGATGGATGCTCTTCGTCGAGACCGACGTTTCTGTGACGTTGTGGTCCGCATCAATGACTCGGAGGTGCCTGGACACAAAGTGGTCTTTGCCGCTGGCTCCCCTTTCCTTAGAGACCAGTTTGTCCTTCAGGACTCGCGTGAAGTACAGATAtctacacagcaggatgcagAGGTTGGACGGAAGCTTCTTCTGTCCTGCTACACCGGGACACTGGAGTTTCCCGAGCTGGAATTAGTACACTACTTAACAGTGGCTAGTTTCCTCCAGATGGGCCACATCGTAGAGCAGTGCACCGAAGCtctaaataaattcataaaaccACACGAGGTCAAAGATGAGCGTGCATCCTCCCGACAGCCGTCGGACTTCTCCGCACAGCGCG GACGACGACGAGGATGACGATGTGATCATGCAGCCCAAGTCTCCGCCACGTTTAGAAACTCTCAGAGCAacagcagaggagaggaaaGTCCCATTAGCATCGTTAAGGTAGAGTCGATAGATGAGCGAATGCCCGATAACTTCCAGAGTCGCTCAAGTCGCTCGCCAACGCTACGCTCGCCAGAGCCCCAGCACTCCATGATAAACTCCACCGTGGAAACCCGACCTGCGGAAATCGCCATCAACCCCACAGCGGAGTACTCGCTGTCCCCGCCTGGACCCAGCGGCTCTGGGAAAGGCAATCTTTGGGGATGCTCAAGGAATGCCGATAAGGGTATGCAGTGGTACCACCAGTGCCCTAAATGTGCTCGTGTGTTCCGTCAGCTGGAAAACTACGCCAACCATCTGAAGATGCACAAGCTCTTTATGTGCCTCCTGTGCGGAAAAACATTTACCCAGAAAGGCAACCTGCACAGGCACATGCGTGTCCACGCCGGCATCAAACCCTTCCAGTGTAAGATATGCGGGAAGACTTTTACCCAGAAGTGCTCGCTGCTGGACCACCTGAACCTTCACAGCGGGGACAAACCACACCGTTGCAATTACTGCGACATGGTGTTCGCACATAAACCAGTTCTCCGTAAACACCTGAAGCAGATCCATGGAAAAAACAGTTTTGATAATGCCAACGAAGGCAATTTGCTTGAAGGgctataa
- the zgc:101858 gene encoding 3-oxoacyl-[acyl-carrier-protein] reductase FabG — translation MASPDAFKVGSLKGKVTLITGASSGIGAGAAALFSRLGAHLALNGRDVDNLAKVAKECEARGAVKPLLVPGDLTDEDTVRRTVEEVIAHFGKLDVLVNSAGILAMGSIETTDMAQYDKVMSVNVRSVYHLTHLCVPHLIKTKGSIVNVSSVNGQRSFPGVLAYCMSKSAIDQFTRCVALELASKQVRVNSVCPGVIITEVHKRAGLDEDQYAQFLEKCKVTHALGRPGEVDEVAHAIAFLASDAATFITGVNLPVDGGRHAMCPR, via the exons ATGGCAAGTCCAGACGCGTTCAAA GTTGGCTCTTTAAAGGGCAAAGTGACGCTGATCACGGGCGCCAGCTCGGGGATAGGAGCGGGCGCGGCGGCGCTGTTCTCCAGGCTGGGCGCTCACCTGGCGCTCAATGGACGCGACGTGGACAACCTCGCCAAAGTCGCCAAAGAGTGCGAGGCGCGGGGGGCAGTTAAA CCCCTGTTAGTGCCGGGAGACTTGACAGATGAAGACACCGTGAGGAGGACGGTGGAAGAGGTCATCGCTCACTTTGGGAAGCTGGATGTCCTCGTCAACAGTGCAGGAATCCTTGCCATGGGCAGTATAGAGACAACAGACATGGCCCAGTATGACAAGGTCATGTCTGTCAATGTCAG ATCGGTGTATCATCTCACTCATCTCTGTGTGCCTCATCTCATCAAAACAAAAGGCTCGATTGTGAATGTGTCCAGCGTGAATGGGCAACGATCA TTTCCTGGTGTACTGGCCTACTGCATGTCCAAATCAGCCATCGACCAGTTCACACGCTGCGTTGCTCTTG AGTTGGCATCAAAGCAAGTGCGTGTCAACTCAGTTTG CCCAGGAGTAATTATTACCGAGGTTCACAAGCGTGCGGGACTTGACGAGGACCAGTATGCTCAG TTCCTTGAGAAGTGCAAGGTGACCCATGCTCTCGGCAGACCAGGTGAAGTAGACGAAGTAGCTCATGCTATCGCTTTCCTGGCATCTGATGCGGCAACATTTATAACAGGTGTCAATCTTCCAGTGGACGGAGGTCGACATGCTATGTGTCCACGGTAA
- the ppil3 gene encoding peptidyl-prolyl cis-trans isomerase-like 3 has translation MAVTLHTDLGDLKIELFCEKAPKSCENFIALCASGFYNGCIFHRNIKGFMVQTGDPTGTGKGGTSIWGRKFEDEFSEHLKHNVRGVVAMANNGPNTNASQFYFTYAKQPHLDMKYTVFGKIIDGLDTLDELEKLPVNEKTFRPLNDVRIKDITIHANPFAG, from the exons ATG GCCGTTACTCTACACACAGATCTGGGTGATCTCAAGATAGAGTTGTTTTGTGAGAAGGCCCCGAAAAGCTGTGAA AATTTTATTGCACTGTGCGCTAGTGGGTTTTACAATGGATGTATTTTTCATCGAAACATAAAGGGCTTTATGGTCCAGACCGGAGACCCAACAG GGACAGGCAAAGGAGGGACCAGTATTTGGGGAAGAAAGTTTGAAGATGAATTCAGTGAACATCTGAAG CACAATGTCCGGGGGGTGGTGGCCATGGCCAACAATGGACCAAACACAAATGCATCACAGTTCTACTTCACATATGCAAAACAGCCTCACCTGGACATGAAGTACACAGTTTTTGgaaa AATTATAGATGGATTAGATActctggatgaactagagaaaCTCCCTGTGAATGAAAAGACCTTTCGTCCCCTTAACGATGTCCGTATTAAGGATATTACTATTCATGCCAACCCATTTGCTGGTTGA
- the lrrc8ab gene encoding LOW QUALITY PROTEIN: volume-regulated anion channel subunit LRRC8A (The sequence of the model RefSeq protein was modified relative to this genomic sequence to represent the inferred CDS: inserted 1 base in 1 codon; deleted 2 bases in 1 codon; substituted 2 bases at 2 genomic stop codons) — protein MIPITELRYFVDTQPTYRILKPWWDVFTDYLSVVMLMIAVFGGTLQVTQDKMICLPCKWVVNKTCRKYFNATFSVPLTLEPQESSDDLDRHQYNYVDAVCYENKLHWFAKYFPYLVLLHTLIFLACSNFWFKFPWTSSKLEHFVSILLKCFDSPWTTRALSETVVEESDPKALVKMNGSFDKKASYVSEDVEASVPMLSTTRSRIEQGIVDHSETGVLDKKEGEQAKALFEKVKKFRIHVEEGDIVYRLYIRQTIIKVVKFILIICYTGYYVHNIQFSVDCNVDIESLTGYRMYNCAHPLATLFKILACFYISLVIVYGMICVYTLSWMLRRSLKKYSFESIREESSYSDIPDVKNDFAFMLHMIDQYDPLYSKRFAVFLSEVSENKLRQLNLNNEWTLEKLRQRITKNSQEKLELHLFMLSGIPDTVFDLVELEVLKLELIADVTIPPIIAQLTNLREMWLYHTPAKIEAPALAFLREHLKSLHIKFTDIKEIPLWIYSLKNLSELHLTGNLSSDNNRYIVIDGIXELKRLKVLRLKSNLTKLPQVVTDVGMHLQKLSVNNEGTKLMVLNSLKKMVNLSELELVRCDLERIPHSIFSLHNLQEIDLKDNNLKTIEEIISFQHLHRLVCLKLWYNQIAYIPIQIGTLVNLERLYLNRNKIEKIPHQLFFCRKLRFLDLSHNNLTDIPSDIGTLQNLQSLAVTANRXVRHSPELFQCKKLXTLNLGNNCLQSLPSRFGELTGLTQLELRGNRLEGLPVELGECRLLKRSCLIVEDNIFNTLPSEVKEQLWRTDKEAS, from the exons ATGATTCCCATAACTGAGCTGCGCTACTTTGTGGATACGCAACCTACGTATCGCATCCTGAAGCCATGGTGGGACGTGTTCACAGACTATTTATCGGTGGTAATGTTGATGATCGCAGTATTCGGAGGCACTCTTCAGGTCACACAAGACAAGATGATCTGCCTGCCCTGCAAGTGGGTAGTTAACAAGACTTGTAGAAAGTATTTCAATGCCACGTTTTCTGTGCCCTTGACCCTGGAGCCTCAAGAATCCAGTGACGACCTCGATCGCCACCAGTACAACTATGTCGATGCTGTGTGCTATGAAAACAAGCTTCACTGGTTCGCTAAGTATTTCCCATATTTGGTGCTGCTGCATACGCTCATCTTTCTGGCTTGCAGCAACTTCTGGTTCAAGTTCCCTTGGACAAGCTCTAAACTGGAACATTTTGTGTCTATCCTGCTAAAATGCTTCGACTCGCCCTGGACCACAAGAGCTCTGTCCGAAACCGTCGTGGAGGAAAGCGACCCCAAAGCTCTGGTGAAAATGAACGGCTCCTTCGATAAGAAGGCTTCGTATGTGAGTGAAGACGTCGAGGCGAGTGTTCCCATGCTGTCGACGACTAGATCTCGCATAGAGCAAGGAATCGTGGACCACTCTGAGACTGGAGTCCTGGACAAAAAGGAAGGTGAACAAGCGAAGGCTTTGTTTGAGAAGGTGAAGAAGTTTCGAATTCACGTCGAAGAAGGCGATATAGTCTACCGCCTCTACATCCGACAGACTATCATCAAAGTTGTTAAGTTTATTCTTATCATCTGCTACACCGGCTACTATGTCCACAATATTCAGTTTAGCGTCGACTGCAATGTGGACATCGAGAGTCTCACTGGTTATCGCATGTACAACTGTGCCCATCCCTTGGCCACTCTCTTCAAGATCTTGGCCTGCTTTTACATCAGTCTAGTTATCGTGTACGGGATGATCTGTGTGTACACCCTCAGCTGGATGCTGCGGCGCTCACTCAAGAAGTACTCGTTTGAGTCCATCCGAGAGGAGAGCAGCTACAGCGACATCCCAGATGTGAAAAACGACTTCGCCTTCATGCTGCATATGATTGACCAGTACGACCCCCTCTACTCCAAGCGGTTCGCGGTGTTCCTCTCGGAAGTGAGCGAGAACAAACTTCGCCAGCTGAACCTCAACAACGAATGGACTTTGGAAAAGCTTCGGCAGAGGATCACCAAAAACTCCCAAGAGAAGCTGGAGCTCCATCTGTTCATGCTCAGTGGGATTCCGGACACGGTCTTTGACTTGGTGGAGTTGGAGGTCCTGAAGCTGGAGCTCATCGCTGACGTCACCATCCCACCAATCATCGCCCAGCTTACTAACCTCAGAGAGATGTGGCTGTACCACACGCCCGCCAAAATAGAGGCTCCGGCTCTCGCGTTTCTGAGAGAGCACTTGAAATCGTTGCACATCAAGTTCACTGACATAAAGGAGATTCCTCTGTGGATCTACAGCTTGAAGAACTTAAGCGAGTTGCACCTTACTGGGAACCTTAGTTCTGACAACAATCGCTACATCGTCATCGACGGC ATATGAGAGCTGAAGCGACTCAAGGTGTTGAGACTGAAAAGCAACCTTACAAAGCTGCCTCAGGTGGTCACTGATGTTGGAATGCACCTCCAGAAGCTGTCCGTCAACAACGAAGGAACCAAGTTGATGGTGCTCAACAGCTTGAAGAAGATGGTGAACCTCTCCGAGTTGGAGCTCGTCCGCTGTGATCTGGAGCGCATACCTCATTCCATCTTCAGCCTGCATAATTTACAGGAGATCGATCTGAAGGACAACAACCTGAAAACCATTGAGGAGATCATCAGTTTTCAGCATCTTCATCGGCTTGTTTGTCTAAAGCTGTGGTATAATCAGATTGCATACATACCTATTCAGATAGGTACTTTGGTCAACCTGGAGCGCCTCTATTTGAACCGCAACAAGATTGAGAAGATACCACATCAGCTCTTCTTCTGCCGGAAGCTGAGGTTTCTTGATCTAAGCCATAATAATTTGACTGACATCCCATCAGATATAGGAACTCTACAGAACCTTCAGTCCCTTGCTGTAACTGCCAATAGGTAAGTCAG GCACTCCCCTGAGTTGTTTCAGTGTAAGAAAT CAACACTGAACCTCGGAAACAACTGCCTGCAGTCCCTGCCGTCACGGTTTGGGGAGCTCACCGGTCTGACACAGCTGGAGCTGAGGGGAAACAGGTTGGAAGGCCTTCCTGTAGAACTTGGGGAGTGCAGATTGCTGAAGAGGAGCTGTCTCATTGTGGAGGACAATATTTTCAACACTTTACCTTCAGAGGTCAAAGAGCAGCTGTGGAGAACTGACAAAGAAGCTTCTTAA